The proteins below come from a single Myxococcota bacterium genomic window:
- the yajC gene encoding preprotein translocase subunit YajC has protein sequence MNGATGGLPVVGHGHGEGLAGVLLQAQPAPFDPSFLFMMGSVFLIFYLLVFRPESKRRKEQEAQIKAATKGDEITTSGGIRGVISGETDDVVTVDIATLKSGERVRVKIARSSIASVAKADAADGGKKKGGES, from the coding sequence ATGAACGGCGCGACGGGCGGGCTCCCCGTGGTCGGCCACGGCCACGGCGAGGGGCTCGCGGGCGTCCTGCTGCAGGCGCAGCCCGCGCCCTTCGACCCGAGCTTCCTCTTCATGATGGGCTCGGTGTTCCTGATCTTCTACCTGCTCGTGTTCCGGCCGGAGAGCAAGCGGCGCAAGGAGCAGGAGGCGCAGATCAAGGCGGCGACGAAGGGCGACGAGATCACCACTTCCGGCGGCATCCGCGGCGTCATCTCGGGCGAGACCGACGACGTCGTCACGGTCGACATCGCGACGCTGAAGAGCGGCGAGCGCGTGCGCGTGAAGATCGCGCGCTCCTCGATCGCGAGCGTCGCGAAGGCGGATGCGGCGGACGGCGGCAAGAAGAAGGGAGGCGAGTCGTGA
- a CDS encoding SpoIID/LytB domain-containing protein has product MLLGRTRGSADVVAPASARPGGGARTRLDARTRAFAPAATGRYRVDVEGRTFEIDGTVRARGEDGVLAVVAHVALERYVEGTVGREMPASWEPEALRAQAIVSRTFALRALREPADPDWDLEATTASQVFGGAAGVTDSVREAVRATRGEYLAFDGAPILAYFHSASGGRTAASEEVWGRPVAYLPSVAVPDEDEAPSTYWRAAVARTTLRRALEGLGLDVGRIEGVRVAERWPSGRVKRVVVRGEGGERNLSGPLWREALGPNVVKSTLFELRDRGDDIVLVGSGHGHGVGMSQWGAKGMAARGASHREILATFYPGATLEAARADSREPAGAHASLPPVASGGER; this is encoded by the coding sequence CCGCACGCGCGCGTTCGCGCCGGCCGCGACCGGGCGCTACCGCGTCGACGTCGAGGGCCGCACGTTCGAGATCGACGGCACCGTGCGCGCGCGCGGCGAGGACGGCGTCCTCGCGGTCGTCGCCCACGTCGCGCTCGAGCGCTACGTCGAGGGGACGGTCGGTCGCGAGATGCCGGCGTCGTGGGAGCCCGAGGCGCTGCGCGCGCAGGCCATCGTGAGCCGGACGTTCGCACTCCGCGCGCTGCGCGAGCCCGCCGACCCGGACTGGGACCTCGAGGCGACGACGGCGAGCCAGGTGTTCGGCGGCGCGGCCGGCGTGACCGACTCCGTGCGGGAGGCGGTGCGGGCGACGCGCGGCGAGTACCTCGCCTTCGACGGCGCACCCATCCTCGCGTACTTCCACTCGGCGAGCGGCGGACGGACGGCCGCGAGCGAGGAGGTGTGGGGCCGGCCGGTCGCCTACCTGCCGAGCGTGGCCGTTCCGGACGAGGACGAGGCGCCGTCCACCTACTGGCGCGCCGCGGTCGCGCGCACCACACTCCGCCGGGCTCTGGAGGGGCTCGGCCTCGACGTGGGGCGGATCGAGGGCGTCCGCGTGGCCGAGCGCTGGCCGAGCGGGCGCGTCAAGCGCGTGGTCGTGCGCGGCGAGGGCGGGGAGCGGAACCTCTCCGGTCCGCTCTGGCGCGAGGCGCTCGGCCCGAACGTCGTGAAGAGCACGCTCTTCGAGCTACGCGATCGCGGCGACGACATCGTGCTCGTGGGCTCGGGCCACGGACACGGCGTCGGCATGAGTCAATGGGGCGCGAAGGGGATGGCGGCGCGCGGGGCGAGCCATCGGGAGATCCTCGCGACCTTCTATCCCGGTGCGACGCTCGAAGCGGCGCGCGCCGACTCGCGCGAACCGGCGGGCGCCCACGCGTCGCTGCCGCCGGTCGCGAGCGGAGGCGAACGATGA